A stretch of DNA from Catenulispora acidiphila DSM 44928:
CCTGGCCCAAGGAGTGGGGCGGCGCCGAGGGCGACGGGGTCTACGAGTACCTGCTGAACGAGGCGCTGGCCCGGCGCGGCGCCCCGCAGATCGGCAAGGGCGTTGGCATCATCGGCAAGACGATCCTGGCGCACGGCTCGCCGTTCCTGAAGCAGAAGTTCCTCCCGAAGATCCTGCGCAACGAGGTGGAGTTCGCGGTCGGCTACAGCGAACCGGACTCCGGCTCGGACGCCGCCTCGATGAAGCTCAGGGCCGTGCGCACCACCCGCGACGGCGTCGAGGGCTGGGTGCTCGACGGCCAGAAGACCTGGACCACCTCGGCGCACTTCGCCGAGTGGTACTGGGTCGGCGCCCGCACCGACCCCGCCGCGCGCAAGCACTTCGGCATCACGCTGTTCCTGGTCCCGCTGGACCACCCCGGCATCACCGTCCAGGGCATCTGGACCATGGGCGAGGAGCGCACCAACTCAGTCTTCTTCGACGCCGTCTTCGTCCCCGACGACCACCGCGTCGGCGAGCTGAACAAGGGCTTCCAGTACATCTCCGAGGCACTGGACCTCGAGCGCTTCACCATGTTCACCTACTCCCCGATCGCCGCGCGCTTCGAGCTGCTCGTGAACTGGCTGCGCAACGCCGAGGTCGACGACGAGCCAGTCCGCCAGGACCCGGTCACCCGCCGCCGCGTCGCCCGCCTGGCCACCGAGGCGGAGGTGGCACGCCTGCTGGGCCTGCGCGTCGTCGCGGCCTCAATGAAGTCAGGTCCACCGCCGACCACCGAAGCCAGCGAGTACAAGCTCTACGCCACCGAGCTGTCCCAACGCGTCGCCAACGCCGCCATGGACCTGGCCGCCCCGGGCTCCCAGCTCCGCGTAGGCACCGAGGAGGCACCGATGGCCGGCCGCGCCGAGTCGACGTACCGCTACACGGTCCTCGACACCATCGGCGGCGGAACATCAGAGGTGCAGAAGAACATCATCGCGCGCCGGCGCCTGGGCCTGCCGAAGAACTTCTGAGATGGCGGACGCGACAGAACCGCGCGGCGGTCGGGAAACTCGCGGCGCGGCAGTCGACGGCCGGGCGGCAGTCGGCAGCGGCACGGCGATCGGCGGCGGGGCAGTCGGCGGAGCGGCGATCGGCAGGGACTCGGCGATCGGCAGCGGGGCAGTCGGCGGAGCGGCGGCAGTCGGCAGCGCAGCAGTCAGCGGCTCGGCGGTCAGCGGCGCGGCAGTCGGCGACGGCGCGGCAGTCAGCGGCGCGGCAGCTCCCCTGCTCGCAGGCATCAAAGTCCTCAACCTCGCCAGCGTGGGTCCCGCGGCTCGCGCCGGGCGTTGGCTGGCTGATTACGGCGCCGCGGTCGTGAACGTCGGCGCCGTGCCCTCTCGGGGCAAAGAACCAATTCAGATCACGCCGGTCTTCCACGCCTACAGCGGGCATCGCGGCATGCGCCGGATCCTGTTGGATCTGAAGGCCGAGCGGGGGCGGGAGGCCTTCCTGCGCATGGCTGAGCGCGCCGATGTGGTGATCGAGTCCTTCCGTCCTGGCGTGACCGACCGCCTCGGGGTCGGGTATGAGGCGGTGCGCGGTCGCAATGCGAAGATCGTCTACTGCTCCACGACCGGGTTCGGCCAGTCTGGTCCGCATGCGCAGTGGGCTGGGCACGACCTGGATTACCTCGCGGTCGGCGGTTATCTGGCTGTCGGCGAGCCCGGCGTGCGGGGCAATCCCGCGCTGCCCGGCGCGACTCTGGCCGACAGTGCCGGCGGCGGTATGCACGCGGTCATCGCGATCCTCGCCGCGCTGGTGAAGGGTGAGGGCGCGTATCTTGACGTCTCGGTTGCCGACGGCGTGCTGTCGCTGATGTCGCTGGCGGTCGACGAGTATCTGGCTACCGGCAGCGAGCCCGGATATCAGCACTCGATGACCTCCGGTCGCTATGCCTGCTATGGCACCTATGCGGCCGGCGACGGCCGGTGGCTCGCCGTCGCGGCGATCGAGCCGAGGTTCTGGGCGAACTTCTGCCGGCTGCTCGGGCTGGAGAAGTGGGCCGGGCATCAGACCGATGACGTTGTGCAGGACCAGATCCGCGCGGACATCGCGACTTCTCTGGCTGCCAAGGACCGCGACGCGTGGGTCGCGATCCTGTCCGGCGCGGACACCTGCGTCGCGCCGGTTCTCAGCGTCGCCGAGCTGACGGAGGACGCTCAATACCGCTCCCGCGATGCGTTCGTGGCGGCGCAGCATCCGGAGCACGGCGAGCTGCGCCAGAGCGCGCCGCTGCTGGCCGGGATGCTCCGCTCCGACCAGCCCTATCAGCTCCCTTCGGGTACCCACAGCGCGCAACTGCTGCTGGAAGCCGGATTCACCGAGGCCGAGATCAAGGAACTGCTGGAGGAAGGCACCGTGGCATGACCGACGACCTGCCCGCCGACGTCACGGCGCTGATCGACCGCACCTGCTACGAGGAGGCCGCCGACTTCCCCGTGGAGCGCGGCTACGTCTGGACCTCGTGCGCCTCGGTCGAGAACGGCAATCCGCTGTTCTGGGACGAGACCGCCGCCGCGGAGATCACCGGCGGGCCGATCGCGCCGCCGTCGATGCTGTCGACGTGGTTCCGTCCGCACCACTGGACGCCCGGGCAGGACGAGCCGAAGCTGCCGCTCCAAGTCCACTTCGACCTCAAGAAGCGGCTGGACCTGCCCGAGGCGATCATCGCGGAGTTCACCACGGTGTTCCACGAGCCGGTCCGGCCCGGAGACGTCCTGACCACCTGCCAGCGGCTGCGCTCGGTGAGCGGCGTCAAGACCACGAAGCTGGGGCGCGGGCGGTTCTGGACCATCGACGTCGAATACCGCAACGTGCGCGGCGAGCTGTGCGGGGTCGAGTCCTACA
This window harbors:
- a CDS encoding FAS1-like dehydratase domain-containing protein gives rise to the protein MTDDLPADVTALIDRTCYEEAADFPVERGYVWTSCASVENGNPLFWDETAAAEITGGPIAPPSMLSTWFRPHHWTPGQDEPKLPLQVHFDLKKRLDLPEAIIAEFTTVFHEPVRPGDVLTTCQRLRSVSGVKTTKLGRGRFWTIDVEYRNVRGELCGVESYTGFGYNRQNAQNRQEQSA
- a CDS encoding acyl-CoA dehydrogenase family protein produces the protein MDFDFTPELRAFAADVETFLDTEQVPGDTSVFDVTRENMAQIVDTPARRAFMKKMSERGWLGITWPKEWGGAEGDGVYEYLLNEALARRGAPQIGKGVGIIGKTILAHGSPFLKQKFLPKILRNEVEFAVGYSEPDSGSDAASMKLRAVRTTRDGVEGWVLDGQKTWTTSAHFAEWYWVGARTDPAARKHFGITLFLVPLDHPGITVQGIWTMGEERTNSVFFDAVFVPDDHRVGELNKGFQYISEALDLERFTMFTYSPIAARFELLVNWLRNAEVDDEPVRQDPVTRRRVARLATEAEVARLLGLRVVAASMKSGPPPTTEASEYKLYATELSQRVANAAMDLAAPGSQLRVGTEEAPMAGRAESTYRYTVLDTIGGGTSEVQKNIIARRRLGLPKNF
- a CDS encoding CaiB/BaiF CoA transferase family protein, whose translation is MADATEPRGGRETRGAAVDGRAAVGSGTAIGGGAVGGAAIGRDSAIGSGAVGGAAAVGSAAVSGSAVSGAAVGDGAAVSGAAAPLLAGIKVLNLASVGPAARAGRWLADYGAAVVNVGAVPSRGKEPIQITPVFHAYSGHRGMRRILLDLKAERGREAFLRMAERADVVIESFRPGVTDRLGVGYEAVRGRNAKIVYCSTTGFGQSGPHAQWAGHDLDYLAVGGYLAVGEPGVRGNPALPGATLADSAGGGMHAVIAILAALVKGEGAYLDVSVADGVLSLMSLAVDEYLATGSEPGYQHSMTSGRYACYGTYAAGDGRWLAVAAIEPRFWANFCRLLGLEKWAGHQTDDVVQDQIRADIATSLAAKDRDAWVAILSGADTCVAPVLSVAELTEDAQYRSRDAFVAAQHPEHGELRQSAPLLAGMLRSDQPYQLPSGTHSAQLLLEAGFTEAEIKELLEEGTVA